The Gammaproteobacteria bacterium genome includes the window CGGCAAGCAGTGAACAACCACAGACAAGCACCACTAGCGCAGCAAACCAATCCTTGTATAATGGGCGAATAACAATAAAACTCCTGGTCATTAATGAACCAAGAAAACCTAACCACTCCACCGCCCGCCTCAATTTTTAAGACCTATGATATTCGTGGCATTGTCGGCCAGGAGCTGACGGCTGACAACATCCGCTTGATCGGTCGCGCCCTTGGTAGTGAGGCACGTGCCCGTGGTGAGTCACACCTCTATTGTGGCCGTGATGGTCGCCTCTCCAGCTACAAATTCCACTTGGCTTTAATCGACGGTTTGCTCTCCAGCGGATGTGATGTTACTGACGTAGGTTGCGTGCCTACACCGGTCACCGGATTTGCAGCACTCGCTCTGGGCGAAGGCAATATGGCAATGATTACCGCAAGCCATAACCCGCCCAATTATAACGGCGTTAAAATGATGCTGAACGCCGAGTCACTGACAGCCGAAGAGATTCAGGCACTCTACCAGCGTATTCTACGACAGGCCTTTTATACCGGTAGCGGGCAGTGCACACCGCGAGATGTACTGCCCGAATATTTTGCTGCCATTATGAGTCGCATCCAACTCAATCGGCCACTGCGGGTGGTGGTAGATTGTGGCAATGGTGTCGCCGCAAAAACCGCCCCAAAGCTGCTGAAGCAGCTCGGCTGCCAGGTCATTGAACTTTTTTGTGATATTGATGGCCGCTTTCCACACCACCATCCCAACCCCAGCGACCCTAAAAACCTCACCAGCTTAATAGCTGCCGTCATTGAAAATGAAGCCGACGTGGGCTTCGCATTTGATGGTGATGGCGACCGCCTCGGTGTCATTGCACCCAATGGCCGCATCATCTGGGCAGATCTACAAATGATTCTCTATGCCGAAGAGGTGCTCTCCCGCCGCCCCAATGCCACCATTGTCTTTGATGTTAAGTGCACCCGTCATCTCGCTCAGCGTATCGACATTGCGGGAGGGCACCCCATTCTCTGGCTGTCAGGCTACACTCTGATAAAAGCCAAGATGAAAGCGAGCCGCGCACCACTGGCGGGGGAGATGAGCGGGCATATTTTCTTTAATGACGACTGGTATGGTATAGATGATGGTTGCTTTAGCGCCGCACGACTGCTGGCGATCATTTCCCAGCACTCCGCTGGAGTACAATCGCTGTTTGATACGCTGCCAGAGCTCTGTATAACACCAGAGCTATCACTCGGCATGCCCGAGGAGGATGCGCGCACCCTTATTGAGCGCCTCATAAAGGCGAGCAATTTTAAGGGTGCCGCGCAGATTACCATTGATGGCTTACGGGTTGAATTTATTGATGGTTGGGGGCTTGCGCGTGTTTCAAACACCACTCCCAGTCTGGTTTTCCGCTTTGAAGGGGATAATGAAGCGGCCTTAAAGCGGATTAAAACACTGTTTCATGATTTAATATTGTCACAAGACCCCAGCCTTGTTTTGCCCTTTTAACCCCTAAAAACGGATTGACTAATGTCTTTAACGCCCATCGCCGCCATGAATACCGCCAAGGTTCTCACCGAGGCACTCCCTTATATTCAACGCTTTGCGGGTAAAACCATCGTTATAAAATACGGTGGTAACGCCATGACTGAAGAGCACCTCAAGGCCAGCTTTGCCCGTGACATCGTGCTCATGAAAACCGTTGGCATGAACCCCATTGTAGTGCATGGCGGAGGACCGCAAATTGGCAAACTGCTCACACGTATCGGTAAAGAGAGTGAGTTCGTGCAGGGTATGCGGGTGACCGACAAAGAGACGATGGATGTAGTCGAGATGGTTCTGGGTGGCTTGGTTAATAAAGAGATTGTCAGTCTTATTAATCAG containing:
- a CDS encoding phosphomannomutase/phosphoglucomutase encodes the protein MNQENLTTPPPASIFKTYDIRGIVGQELTADNIRLIGRALGSEARARGESHLYCGRDGRLSSYKFHLALIDGLLSSGCDVTDVGCVPTPVTGFAALALGEGNMAMITASHNPPNYNGVKMMLNAESLTAEEIQALYQRILRQAFYTGSGQCTPRDVLPEYFAAIMSRIQLNRPLRVVVDCGNGVAAKTAPKLLKQLGCQVIELFCDIDGRFPHHHPNPSDPKNLTSLIAAVIENEADVGFAFDGDGDRLGVIAPNGRIIWADLQMILYAEEVLSRRPNATIVFDVKCTRHLAQRIDIAGGHPILWLSGYTLIKAKMKASRAPLAGEMSGHIFFNDDWYGIDDGCFSAARLLAIISQHSAGVQSLFDTLPELCITPELSLGMPEEDARTLIERLIKASNFKGAAQITIDGLRVEFIDGWGLARVSNTTPSLVFRFEGDNEAALKRIKTLFHDLILSQDPSLVLPF